The DNA region AAACGCGCTTGCCCGTCACGGCTCGCCGGACAATGACGTGGCGCCGGTCGTCTTGTTCCTTGCGAGCGAGGACGCACGGTTCGTAACAGGAGCCAGCCTCACCGCTGACGGCGGCGCAATCATCGACAGCGCGCGCTAGCCATGACTGTACTTCCCATCACTTCCATATTTGTGGCAACCTTCGCTGTCGCCCTTGTCGCCCTGTCGTTTCCCATTTCGCTGCGCCGCGCAAAGGTCGGGAAGATGGTAGGCGACAGCGCCGATGAGACGCTGCGTCGGCGCATTCGCGCCCAGGGTAATTTCATCGAGTACGTTCCGCTCGGGGTGATTTCGCTGTGCCTGGTCGAGGCGCAGGTCGCCCCGGCCTGGATGGTTGTCGCCATCGGGACGACGCTTGCGTTGGGGCGGCTCCTACATGCAATTGGCATGCTTCGCGGACTGGAGGCAGTGCGCGGTTTCGGGATGCTCTTTACTTACGCAGCGCTGCTTGTTTCGGCTGGACGCCTCGTTCTGGACGCTGCCCCTTGGTAGCCCGGACGTCAGCAGATCGCCCATGAGCCATTTGTTGCGGTTGCACAACAGCGGTCGTTATTGGAGCGAAGCGGACATGGCCGAACTTATGAATACGCGCGGTCATTCAGCGGCGTGAGGGCGCTGGCGTAGGCCCAACGCCAACGCTGATGTTCGCCTCAGGAATCAGGACGCCACGGACGTTCACCATGCACCCGTGCTCGTAGGTCCAAGCTACTTCGAGAGGGCTCCGCCGCGCGCGACAACTGATCTTCGCGAACAACGGGACGACGGCGAAAATCGAGGCCGCGATGACTCCAACTCCGATCCAGAAGACCCGCATGATACGATCTTCAATCCAACGGCACGTTCAGACTGGTACCCTTGGTAATGATGCCGCCACGGTTGCCGATCTCGATCGAACCATAGCGCTGCTTGAAGCAGTCGGGCAGCGGTCGGTCGCCTTCCATGCTCAGCCAGAGCCGCAACAAATGGCGTTTCTGGCTTGCGATGGGCCAATCGCGGAACGCTGTCCGATCGTGCAACAGAGCGTGATTGTAAACGAACTGCATGTCCCCCGGCTGGAGCCGCATGCCGAAATGCAGCGCCGGGTCGTTTGCAAGCGCGTCAAACAGATCGAGGGCCTCGACATGAGCCGGCGTCAGTCGTGGCGCATCGGGAAAGCGCTGCGCACTGTCGATATACTGACGCTGATAGAAGCCGGTCAGGAACCCGGCATGCCAATTCAGCACCGGAATCTCAAGATACGGCTTCTCGTTCTCCGGCACCTCGCCTCGCCGGTCTGTCGCGATGGGATCAAACAACAGGGCGGCAAGGTCGGGACGCGCGTCAAACATCTCGTTGTAGATCGTCGCCGTACTGACAAGAAGAGAGTCGCCTCCCTCCATCGCCTCGCGAATGCACAACAGTCCGACCACGTCGGAAGAATCGGTGTGGAATGTTTGCCTTTCCGAAGTCTGGTAGATTCGGGTGTTCGGATCCTTCGCATCGGCGCCGATGTCGCGGACGTGACCAAGAATGTGACCCGCTGCGTTTTGAGACCGCGCCGATCCGAGATGCGCGCCCACCCCGCAAAATATTGCAGCGGCGAGCTCCTGGCTGTACTTGGCCACAGGCAGCCCGCGTATCAGTTCGAAACCCGGGCCAACCAGGAGCTCTCTCTTGAGCTCTTCCAGGTGCGCGCCGAAGTGAGGAAGCAGAAAGCTTTCCTTGGTGATGTCGGCGATTTTCTTGCTCTTGCCAAGATATGATTCAGCCGCGTCCTCGATCTCCGCGATCTCGCTGGCGGTGAGCGATATCAACCACCGATCGGGATTGACCTTCATCTCCGCACCTCGCCAGGCAGATACGACGTCGACCTTTCCCGGAGGGCGATCGATCCTGCTGGGCGCTGAGACCACATTCATGTTTGTTGGCTCCCGAGATGACCGGTCGTCGGACCATCGACGATATTGTGCCAACCATTCGTTTGCAACTCTGCCTGCCAAACGCAGAGGCAAACCAGAGGCAATCGTCCGCAGTGAGATGGATGCCCGGGTCAAGCCCGGGCATGACGAGCGATACCAGCGATCACGCTGCCTTCGACGCGCGCTCCGCGAAGCCGCTCAGCAGCGCCGCGATCTCGCCTGCCGGCCTCGCGGCGCTGAACAAGAAGCCCTGCACCTCGTTGCAGCCTTCAGCACGCAACCAGTCGAGCTGGTCGACGGTCTCCACGCCCTCCGCGGTCGTGGTGATGTTGAGGCTGCGGCCGAGACCGGAGATCGCGCGCACGATCGCGAGGCAGTCGGAACGCCGCGCCAGGTCCTTGACGAAGGAACGATCGATCTTGATCTTGTCGAACGGGAAGCTGCGCAGGTAGCTCAGGCTGGAATAGCCGGTGCCGAAATCGTCCATCGAGATGCTGACGCCGAGCTCGCGCAGCTGATGCAGGATCGCGAGATTGGTTTCGGTCTCCGCCAGGAACACCGACTCGGTGATCTCGAGCTCGAGCCGACGCGCCGGCAGGCCGGAATGCGCCAGCGCCGAGATCACGGCCTGCACCAGGTTGCGGCTGCGGAACTGGACAGGCGACAGATTGACGGCGATCTTGACGTCGGCCGGCCACTTCATCGCCTCCGCGCAGGCCTCGCGCAGCACCCATTCGCCGAGCGCGACGATCAGGCCGATGTCCTCGGCGACCGGGATGAACTCCGCCGGCGAGATCATGCCCTTGTGCGGGTGCCGCCAGCGCAGCAACGACTCGAAGCCGGAGATGCGATCGGCCGCGATATCGATCAGCGGCTGGTAGTGCAGCTCGAACTCGCCGGTCGTAAAGGCCGGGCGCAAATCGCGCTCCATGTCGCGGCGCTTCTGCGCCTGCTGGTCCATTTCCGGCTCGAAGAAATGGTGCACGCCGCCGCCCTCGGACTTGGCGCGGTACAGCGCCATGTCGGCGTTGCGCATCAGCTCTTCCGACGTCGTGCCGTCGCCCGGCGATAGCGCGATCCCGATGCTGGCGCCGACCACGACCTCGAGCCCGTCGATATCGTAGGGTGCGCTCAACGTGCCGATCAGCCGCTCGGCGAAGGCGCTGGCGTCGTTCGGCGAGACATCGGCCGCGAGCACGATCGCGAACTCGTCGCCGCCGAGCCGGGCCGCGACGTTGTCGCCGC from Bradyrhizobium genosp. L includes:
- a CDS encoding MAPEG family protein — its product is MTVLPITSIFVATFAVALVALSFPISLRRAKVGKMVGDSADETLRRRIRAQGNFIEYVPLGVISLCLVEAQVAPAWMVVAIGTTLALGRLLHAIGMLRGLEAVRGFGMLFTYAALLVSAGRLVLDAAPW
- a CDS encoding TauD/TfdA family dioxygenase; its protein translation is MNVVSAPSRIDRPPGKVDVVSAWRGAEMKVNPDRWLISLTASEIAEIEDAAESYLGKSKKIADITKESFLLPHFGAHLEELKRELLVGPGFELIRGLPVAKYSQELAAAIFCGVGAHLGSARSQNAAGHILGHVRDIGADAKDPNTRIYQTSERQTFHTDSSDVVGLLCIREAMEGGDSLLVSTATIYNEMFDARPDLAALLFDPIATDRRGEVPENEKPYLEIPVLNWHAGFLTGFYQRQYIDSAQRFPDAPRLTPAHVEALDLFDALANDPALHFGMRLQPGDMQFVYNHALLHDRTAFRDWPIASQKRHLLRLWLSMEGDRPLPDCFKQRYGSIEIGNRGGIITKGTSLNVPLD